Proteins encoded within one genomic window of Episyrphus balteatus chromosome 1, idEpiBalt1.1, whole genome shotgun sequence:
- the LOC129909839 gene encoding uncharacterized protein LOC129909839, translating to MSGLMYLFCIIAGIVDLEPQECDIEMTRIVFFYGPSYTDRQYYDLDNTAAILNHPKFTMRRPTTAYMYGYYSSLQRPSAHLLVNAYLNNNSFNFLVIDWEQAGSGTYIQAQRNLLKLAPRVAESFVKLIDAGLNKDNFTLVGHSMGAHGVGLIGEAMSNQTKGRLLLPRVTGLDPSNPDYHKEFILPPVKKTSGQFVDIMHTSAGQRGTTIHSGHANFWPNNGSTIQPECPSEEVNILCSHLKALGYWAEGVDKGDTDKFLSFPAKSYPDFLETGGDKSKAVLMGIDCPTSAEGDYYLQVNKTFQRVKMLALRSKFVTCANIFLIFVLLFLNKTVLGDPINSVRIIFYHGPDFKDNKSYKLNDLASILKHPKFVHKNTSCYLHGYNNTQDDYSVHLLVDSYLKGNDFNFLTVDFAALVNGSYTSAQENILKLVPRLSNSFLDLIKAGLDVNSISLVGHSLGGVAVGLIGRDIYQKTNGRVILPRISPLDPSNPDERDDYFLPAVQKTDAKFVDVIHASAGQTGTPVHTGHVDFWPNGGEPIQPGCPEESVNEECSHHKAWAYWAQSVAKVNSRQLLSYRAKNYESYLANERGLKKGQAIPMGIYCPKSACDGDYYLKLNSTYGENGDPSGLPK from the exons ATGTCGGGTTTGATGTATTTATTCTGTATAATAGCTGGAATTGTAGATCTCGAGCCACAAGAATGTGACATTGAAATGACAAGAATTGTGTTCTTTTATGG GCCATCATACACCGATCGACAATATTATGATCTTGATAACACAGCTGCCATCTTAAATCATCCAAAATTTACCATGCGTCGACCAACAACAGCTTATATGTACGGATATTATAGCTCATTACAACGTCCCAGTGCTCATTTATTAGTAAATGCTTACTTAAATAATAACTCCTTTAATTTCCTTGTGATTGATTGGGAACAAGCTGGCAGTGGAACTTATATTCAAGCTCAACGAAATCTTCTAAag CTTGCTCCTCGAGTAGCTGAAtcatttgttaaattaattgatgctgGTTTAAATAAGGATAATTTCACTTTGGTAGGACATTCAATGGGTGCTCATGGAGTTGGACTTATTGGTGAAGCAATGTCAAATCAGACTAAGGGAAGATTGTTGTTACCCcg AGTTACTGGCTTAGATCCTTCGAATCCTGATTATcataaagaatttattttgccTCCAGTCAAAAAGACATCGGGTCAATTTGTAGATATTATGCACACAAGTGCTGGTCAACGAGGAACCACCATTCACAGTGGTCATGCTAATTTCTGGCCAAATAATGGATCAACTATTCAACCAGAATGTCCTTCGGAGGAAGTCAATA TTTTGTGTAGTCACCTTAAAGCTCTAGGATACTGGGCAGAAGGAGTTGACAAAGGAGATACCgataaatttttatcatttcctGCTAAAAGCTATCCAGACTTTCTCGAAACTGGAGGCGATAAGTCGAAGGCTGTATTAATGGGTATTGACTGTCCTACAAG TGCTGAAGGAGATTACTATCTTCAAGTAAATA AAACATTTCAAAGAGTAAAAATGTTAGCTTTAAGATCAAAGTTTGTCACatgtgcaaatatttttttga tttttgttttattatttttaaacaagacCGTCTTAGGGGACCCCATTAATTCAGTTAGAATAATTTTCTACCATGG ACCAGATTTTAAAGACAACAAATCATATAAGCTTAACGATTTAGCTTCAATCTTGAAACACCcaaaatttgttcataaaaatacCAGTTGCTACTTGCATGGTTACAATAACACCCAAGATGATTACAGTGTCCATTTGTTGGTGGATTCATATTTGAAAGGAAAtgactttaattttttgacagttgattTTGCAGCTTTAGTTAATGGTAGTTACACTTCAGctcaagaaaatattttgaag CTTGTGCCTCGTTTATCAAATTCATTTTTGGATCTTATCAAAGCTGGTTTGGATGTGAATTCAATAAGTTTAGTTGGCCATTCCCTAGGGGGCGTTGCAGTTGGATTAATTGGAAGGGATATTTATCAGAAAACTAATGGAAGAGTTATTCTTCCTAG aatttcacCTTTGGATCCATCGAATCCAGATGAGCGTGATGATTACTTTCTACCGGCTGTACAAAAAACCGATGCTAAATTTGTTGATGTGATTCATGCTAGTGCTGGACAAACTGGTACACCAGTTCACACTGGACATGTTGATTTCTGGCCAAATGGAGGAGAACCAATTCAACCAGGATGTCCGGAAGAAAGTGTTAACG AGGAATGTAGTCACCATAAGGCCTGGGCTTATTGGGCTCAAAGTGTGGCCAAGGTTAATTCAAGACAATTACTTTCATATCGTGCTAAAAATTATGAATCATATTTGGCAAATGAAAGAGGATTGAAAAAAGGACAAGCTATTCCCATGGGAATTTATTGCCCAAAAAG TGCATGTGATGGCGATTACTATTTAAAACTAAACAGTACATATGGTGAAAATGGAGATCCATCGGGCCTTCCTAAAtaa
- the LOC129907600 gene encoding vitellogenin-1-like — protein MFAEKATVILLLHLFAINIQLVTSDTGIDSVTISFFYGPTFNDSQKYNLNDAASLVKHPKFIHNQTTCFMIGYDNLDDNPGTRLMVDSYLKRNTTNFLNINYEKINGGNYSYNQTQKNVLKLASRVVDFCIKLFRSGVNDDTFSLVGHSLGGRGVSLIARGIVKRSIKAFTISRLSMLDPTNEERYDIYTFPPIEQYFAKFIDVIHSAAGFATTKSLGNVNFWPNNGTALQPGCSDKTEKCSHRKSLAYWAESVANGPLNSMLAYPSGSYDNLLKNGEDRYKNGAVVMGIDCPREARGDYYLQYNTTFGDSLTLSEV, from the exons ATGTTCGCCGAAAAAGCTACAGTAATTCTCTTATTAC atctttttgcaataaatatccAATTGGTGACAAGTGATACTGGTATTGATTCTGTGACAATTAGCTTCTTTTATGG ACCAACATTCAATGATTCCCAGAAATATAACTTGAACGATGCAGCTTCTCTCGTTAAACATCCAAAATTTATACACAATCAAACTACATGTTTTATGATAGGTTACGATAACTTAGATGATAATCCTGGTACAAGATTGATGGTCGATTcgtatttaaaaagaaatacaacgaattttttgaacatcaattatgaaaaaataaatgggGGAAACTACTCTTATAATCAAACTCAAAAGAATGTCTTAAAg CTTGCTTCAAGAGTTGTTGATTTTTGTATCAAACTCTTTAGGTCTGGTGTGAATGATGACACATTCAGTTTAGTTGGACATTCTTTGGGCGGCCGAGGTGTATCTTTAATTGCACGAGGTATAGTTAAAAGAAGTATTAAAGCTTTTACAATATCTAG GCTAAGCATGTTAGACCCTACCAATGAAGAAAGATACGATATATATACTTTTCCACCAATTGAACAATATTTTGCTAAGTTTATCGATGTAATTCATAGTGCTGCTGGATttgcaacaacaaaaagcttgGGAAATGTTAATTTTTGGCCTAATAATGGTACTGCTTTACAACCAGGATGTTCGGATAAAACAG AGAAATGCAGTCATAGAAAATCATTAGCTTATTGGGCAGAAAGTGTTGCCAATGGACCATTAAATTCAATGTTAGCTTATCCTTCGGGAAGCTAtgataatttgttgaaaaatggaGAAGATCGTTATAAAAACGGAGCTGTTGTAATGGGAATTGATTGTCCTCGAGa ggCAAGAGGTGATTATTATTTGCAATATAATACCACTTTTGGTGACTCTTTGACTCTAAGTGAAGTATAA
- the LOC129907598 gene encoding phospholipase A1 member A-like, whose amino-acid sequence MSFGNSKLVTFVLLIFVLSVSRHVSGNSLDLVKIIFYFGPTFEDHEIYDLDDVASILKHPKFVHDKTSCYFHGYTNTQNDYSIHLMVESYLKGNDFNLLMVDYAVLVNGSYVSAQENVLKLVPIISDSFLDLIDAGLDVNSLSLVGHSMGAVTIGLIGREIYKKTNGSVLLPRITPLDPPNPEAHAVYILPPVEKTDAKFVDVIHSSAGQRGTSVHTGHADFWPNGGKPIQPGCPEESVNKLCSHSKAYAYWAQSVSKVNSEQLLSHRASNYDEFLENEDNLKREEAVPMGIYCQPSACGDYYLNLNSNYGETGDPTGLPK is encoded by the exons ATGTCATTTGGAAATTCTAAACTAGTCACGTTTGTTTTATTGA tTTTTGTCTTATCAGTTAGCAGACATGTTTCAGGGAATTCTTTAGACttggttaaaataattttctactttgg GCCAACATTTGAAGACCACGAAATTTATGATCTTGACGATGTGGCTTCTATCTTGAAACATCCAAAATTTGTGCACGATAAAACCAGTTGCTACTTTCATGGCTATACTAATACTCAAAATGATTACAGTATTCATTTAATGGTAGAATCTTATTTGAAgggaaatgattttaatttgctGATGGTTGATTACGCTGTTTTGGTCAATGGAAGTTATGTCTCAGCTCAGGAAAATGTCTTAAAG CTTGTTCCCATAATATCGGATTCATTTTTGGACCTCATCGATGCTGGTTTGGATGTAAACTCTCTTAGTTTAGTTGGACATTCGATGGGAGCTGTAACAATTGGATTGATTGGtcgagaaatttataaaaagacaAATGGAAGTGTTCTTCTTCCAAGAATTACACCATTGGATCCACCTAACCCAGAAGCCCATGCTGTTTATATCCTTCCTCCAGTAGAAAAAACCGATGCCAAATTTGTCGATGTGATTCATTCGAGTGCTGGACAAAGGGGCACATCCGTACACACGGGACATGCTGACTTTTGGCCAAATGGAGGGAAACCAATTCAACCAGGATGTCCTGAAGAAAGTGTTAACA AGCTATGTAGTCATTCGAAAGCATACGCATACTGGGCTCAAAGTGTTTCTAAGGTTAACTCAGAACAATTGCTATCACATCGGGCATCGAATTATgatgaatttttggaaaatgaagACAATTTGAAAAGAGAAGAAGCTGTTCCAATGGGAATTTACTGTCAACCTAG TGCATGTGGTGACTACTATTTAAATTTGAACAGCAACTATGGTGAAACTGGTGACCCAACTGGTCTTcctaaataa